The following proteins are encoded in a genomic region of Vicinamibacterales bacterium:
- a CDS encoding type II secretion system protein: protein MARNTRIGSSGFTLVELLIVISLISILAAMGLVQYRNSVTSAREATLKTNLFRMRDAIDQYYADKGKYPSALDSLVSDGYLRRIPEDPFTKSADTWTTVPAEPDPNNPSAEPGVYDVKSGAQGTALDGSNYSDWD from the coding sequence ATGGCACGAAATACAAGGATTGGTAGTTCCGGCTTCACGCTCGTCGAACTGCTGATCGTCATCTCGCTGATCTCGATCCTCGCCGCCATGGGGCTGGTGCAGTACCGCAATTCCGTGACCTCCGCGCGCGAAGCGACGCTCAAGACCAACCTGTTCCGCATGCGCGACGCGATCGACCAGTACTACGCCGACAAGGGCAAGTATCCGAGCGCGCTCGATTCGCTCGTGAGCGACGGCTACCTCCGGCGCATTCCGGAGGATCCGTTCACCAAGTCCGCGGACACCTGGACGACGGTGCCGGCGGAGCCGGATCCGAACAACCCGAGCGCCGAGCCGGGCGTCTACGACGTCAAGAGCGGCGCGCAGGGCACCGCGCTGGACGGATCGAACTACTCGGACTGGGATTGA
- a CDS encoding type II secretion system protein, with protein sequence MLKRDLVRSALRRSEGFTFVELLVVCTILLILAAAVMPLARVTVQRQREAELRRALREMRTAIDRFKDAADAGVIAPSEIRPGSENYPESLETLVEGVTKNNDATGVKLKFLRRIPIDPMTKSTEWGMRSYTDRPDSTSWGGSNVFDVYTKSDGKALDGTKYKDW encoded by the coding sequence ATGCTGAAGCGGGACCTGGTCCGATCGGCGTTGCGGCGCAGCGAGGGGTTCACCTTCGTCGAGCTGCTCGTCGTCTGCACCATCCTGCTGATTCTCGCGGCCGCGGTCATGCCGCTGGCGCGTGTGACGGTGCAGCGCCAGCGCGAGGCCGAGCTGCGCCGCGCGCTGCGCGAGATGCGGACGGCGATCGACAGGTTCAAGGACGCGGCCGACGCCGGCGTGATCGCGCCGAGCGAGATCCGCCCCGGCAGCGAGAACTATCCCGAAAGCCTGGAAACTTTGGTCGAAGGGGTCACCAAGAACAACGACGCCACCGGTGTGAAGCTGAAGTTCCTCCGGCGGATCCCGATCGACCCGATGACCAAGTCGACCGAGTGGGGGATGCGCTCGTACACCGACCGGCCCGACTCGACCTCGTGGGGCGGCAGCAACGTATTCGACGTCTACACCAAATCGGACGGGAAGGCACTCGATGGCACGAAATACAAGGATTGGTAG